One window of the Streptomyces sp. TS71-3 genome contains the following:
- a CDS encoding CGNR zinc finger domain-containing protein gives MSWIATERFEARTAPAGLALVQELINTHAVERGPGADLLADRAPAQEWLAGAARQWAESRGADAPQVSLSDADVEALRDLRALVVEMLAVPFDERPAGAPGPFAGLTGRAPVVLVSDPQGRVGLMPSGTGLGWLESAVWSEILLAQQSGEWARLKLCRESGCRSAFYDTSRNSSGVWHNVRTCGNIANLRAARDRKKQRTTADGGPGRGGEPAGAQEAADSRGRA, from the coding sequence ATGTCTTGGATCGCGACGGAAAGGTTCGAGGCCCGGACCGCTCCGGCCGGCCTCGCCCTCGTACAGGAACTGATCAACACCCACGCCGTGGAGCGCGGTCCCGGCGCCGACCTGCTCGCCGACCGCGCGCCGGCGCAGGAGTGGCTGGCCGGGGCCGCTCGGCAGTGGGCCGAGAGCAGGGGGGCCGACGCTCCGCAGGTGTCCCTCTCGGACGCCGACGTGGAGGCCCTGCGGGACCTCAGGGCGCTGGTGGTCGAGATGCTCGCGGTGCCCTTCGACGAACGGCCCGCCGGCGCCCCGGGCCCGTTCGCCGGCCTCACGGGGCGCGCCCCGGTGGTCCTCGTCTCCGACCCCCAGGGGCGGGTGGGGCTGATGCCGTCCGGTACGGGCCTCGGGTGGCTCGAATCAGCCGTGTGGTCGGAGATCCTGCTCGCCCAGCAGAGCGGCGAGTGGGCGCGCCTCAAACTGTGCCGCGAATCCGGCTGCCGCTCCGCCTTCTACGACACGTCCCGCAACAGCAGCGGCGTCTGGCACAACGTCCGCACCTGCGGCAACATCGCGAACCTCCGAGCTGCGCGCGACCGGAAGAAGCAGCGGACCACGGCGGACGGGGGCCCCGGCCGGGGCGGGGAGCCGGCGGGCGCGCAGGAGGCGGCGGACAGCCGGGGAAGGGCGTAG
- a CDS encoding LysR family transcriptional regulator, with product MDVDLRKLRYFVAVAEELHFGRAAERLHIAQPALTRQVRALEGELGVRLLRRDRRGSVLTDAGAQLLDEARPLLAASAAMVRRVTAAAAERPTFTIGFMPGITVTPAVRALTAKHPALSVRLLRTGWNDQVEVLRDGRADVSIVRLPADQSGLHVQPLFAEPRLAVLPADHRLAGKSAVTVGDLADDHLLQDPDAVPEWRDVARELRTGERAEVPPIDSVEEKLELVAAGAGICVLPLSTAAFYTRRDVVAVPVDGLGPGQVCLAWTATRRSPLIRDFADLADSLVPPDAG from the coding sequence ATGGATGTTGACCTGCGGAAACTGCGCTATTTCGTGGCGGTCGCCGAGGAGCTGCACTTCGGTCGCGCCGCGGAGCGGCTGCACATCGCCCAGCCGGCCCTGACCCGTCAGGTACGCGCGCTGGAGGGCGAGTTGGGCGTGCGGCTCCTGCGCCGTGACCGCCGGGGCAGCGTCCTGACCGACGCCGGGGCGCAACTGCTCGACGAGGCGAGGCCGCTTCTCGCGGCGTCCGCGGCGATGGTGCGCCGGGTGACCGCGGCCGCCGCGGAGAGGCCGACGTTCACGATCGGCTTCATGCCCGGCATCACCGTCACCCCCGCGGTACGCGCGCTCACGGCGAAGCACCCCGCGTTGAGCGTCCGGCTGTTGCGAACGGGCTGGAACGACCAGGTCGAGGTCCTGCGCGACGGCCGGGCCGACGTCAGCATCGTCCGCCTGCCCGCCGACCAGAGCGGCCTGCACGTCCAGCCCCTGTTCGCGGAGCCCCGCCTCGCCGTGCTGCCCGCCGACCACCGGCTGGCGGGAAAGTCCGCCGTCACGGTCGGCGATCTGGCCGATGACCATCTGCTCCAGGACCCGGACGCGGTACCGGAGTGGCGTGACGTGGCCCGCGAGCTGCGCACCGGCGAGCGCGCCGAGGTCCCGCCCATCGACAGCGTGGAGGAGAAGCTGGAGCTGGTCGCGGCGGGTGCGGGGATCTGCGTCCTGCCGCTGTCCACCGCCGCGTTCTACACCCGCCGCGACGTCGTCGCCGTCCCCGTCGACGGCCTGGGACCGGGCCAGGTCTGCCTGGCCTGGACCGCCACGCGCCGCTCCCCGCTCATCCGCGACTTCGCCGACCTGGCCGATTCCCTGGTACCGCCGGACGCGGGGTGA
- a CDS encoding bifunctional 2-polyprenyl-6-hydroxyphenol methylase/3-demethylubiquinol 3-O-methyltransferase UbiG, which translates to MTDDPRTARPNPPGLGRVFNEIPELYDRVRPGYPDELFGDLAALTGIGAGSPVLEVGPGTGQATRSLAALGCTVTAVEPGADMAALARRRTAAFRDVGVETSTFEEWDDRGRRFDVLVAASSWHWVDPSIGWRRAHDVLRPGGWMALLGNVVVRRPGEPEVYAETADLHERFSPGNPGWGHPPLEDDVRATGGGWGLVEGPGGLFGPTTVRWYPAVQWFDAEGFTDLLRSTSLYRRLDREVRDPLLDAIAERIRTRMGDRVPRRYLSVLRAGARLG; encoded by the coding sequence GTGACCGACGATCCGAGGACGGCCCGCCCGAATCCGCCCGGCCTCGGGCGGGTGTTCAACGAGATACCGGAGCTCTACGACCGGGTCAGGCCGGGATACCCCGACGAGCTGTTCGGGGACCTGGCCGCCCTCACCGGCATCGGCGCGGGCTCGCCGGTGCTGGAGGTGGGCCCCGGGACCGGCCAGGCGACGCGGTCCCTGGCAGCGCTCGGATGCACGGTGACCGCCGTCGAGCCGGGCGCGGACATGGCCGCACTGGCCCGCCGGCGGACCGCGGCCTTCCGCGACGTCGGCGTCGAGACGTCGACGTTCGAGGAGTGGGACGACCGCGGCCGGCGCTTCGACGTCCTCGTGGCCGCCTCGTCGTGGCACTGGGTCGACCCGTCGATCGGCTGGCGGCGCGCGCACGACGTGCTGCGCCCCGGAGGCTGGATGGCGCTGCTCGGCAACGTCGTCGTCCGCAGACCCGGAGAGCCGGAGGTCTACGCCGAGACGGCCGACCTCCACGAGCGGTTCTCGCCGGGGAACCCGGGCTGGGGCCATCCGCCGCTGGAGGACGACGTGCGCGCCACCGGCGGGGGCTGGGGACTGGTCGAGGGCCCCGGAGGGCTGTTCGGCCCGACGACGGTGCGCTGGTATCCGGCCGTCCAGTGGTTCGACGCGGAGGGCTTCACCGATCTCCTCCGCTCGACGTCGCTGTACCGGAGGCTCGACCGCGAGGTCCGTGATCCCCTGCTCGACGCCATCGCCGAGCGGATCCGCACGCGGATGGGCGACCGGGTGCCACGCCGTTACCTGAGCGTCCTGCGGGCCGGAGCGCGCCTGGGGTGA
- a CDS encoding NAD-dependent epimerase/dehydratase family protein yields MKVFVTGGSGYIGKAVISSLFGHGHTVRALARSEQAAQAVQALGAEPVRGGLTDLDVLNEAAAHAEAVIHLAQAETGEEDLAAATAMQDGIGAGTYVHTGGTWVYGDTDGVVDEDAPWNPPALVAWRHPVEDAVLGRAARGGRPVVIRAGLVYGGGKGLIDVFFTRPGVEAGAVAHIGGGSQHWALVHVDDLAELYTAALHARAGSVYAGVGGVNPTAKEVAEAVSHGAGLEGRTRSLTMEQAREQMGPVADAFALDQQLTPARAGAELGWVPAHTDPLSVFAQG; encoded by the coding sequence ATGAAGGTCTTCGTCACCGGCGGCTCCGGTTACATCGGCAAAGCCGTGATCAGTTCGCTGTTCGGGCACGGCCACACGGTCAGGGCCCTGGCCCGCAGCGAGCAGGCGGCTCAGGCCGTCCAGGCGCTGGGCGCGGAGCCCGTGCGCGGCGGCCTCACCGACCTGGACGTGCTGAACGAGGCCGCCGCGCACGCCGAAGCCGTCATCCACCTCGCGCAGGCCGAGACGGGCGAGGAGGATCTCGCGGCGGCCACCGCGATGCAGGACGGCATCGGCGCCGGCACGTACGTCCACACCGGCGGCACCTGGGTCTACGGCGACACGGACGGTGTCGTGGACGAGGACGCGCCGTGGAACCCGCCCGCCCTGGTCGCCTGGCGCCACCCGGTGGAGGACGCCGTCCTCGGCCGCGCCGCACGCGGCGGCCGGCCCGTCGTCATCCGAGCCGGCCTCGTGTACGGGGGAGGAAAAGGCCTCATCGACGTCTTCTTCACCCGGCCCGGCGTCGAGGCCGGCGCCGTCGCCCACATCGGCGGCGGCTCGCAGCACTGGGCCCTCGTCCACGTCGACGACCTCGCCGAGCTGTACACGGCCGCCCTGCACGCGCGTGCCGGATCCGTCTACGCGGGCGTCGGCGGCGTGAACCCGACGGCCAAGGAGGTCGCCGAGGCCGTCAGCCACGGCGCGGGCCTTGAGGGCAGGACCAGGTCCCTCACGATGGAGCAGGCACGGGAGCAGATGGGCCCCGTCGCCGACGCCTTCGCCCTCGACCAGCAGCTCACGCCGGCCCGCGCGGGCGCCGAGCTCGGCTGGGTACCCGCACACACCGACCCGCTGTCCGTCTTCGCGCAGGGGTGA